One region of Alosa sapidissima isolate fAloSap1 chromosome 1, fAloSap1.pri, whole genome shotgun sequence genomic DNA includes:
- the LOC121717842 gene encoding uncharacterized protein LOC121717842 — MANHIMLSYQWDDQALVKRVYDRLMEDGFTVWMDIEGGVSGNINDAMAAGVEDAVVVCPFMTPAYQASRSCKKELNYADVRQVPLVPVMVSKNWEASEWLGLLTAGQLWVDFRNVDKSDDHFEKCVKSLEEEIMFVAGNVLTIQEPNNDPDNTPSRERLKRKPGRGFRHALTQLYLRESGEQKFHPASETRNTVELHYSPGDNGYWEEIKGSGCKHYRNIVTNGYLGFDANGDYVYTKANPYGAEEWLLMVDESDQSHERAVVIKNKHSGKFLAVQQGRFIGLPYHTEECKWFLN; from the exons ATGGCCAATCATATCATGCTTTCTTACCAGTGGGATGACCAGGCACTGGTGAAGAGGGTATATGACAGGCTCATGGAGGATGGCTTCACAGTGTGGATGGATATTGAAGGAGGGGTCTCAGGAAATATCAATGATGC tatgGCTGCTGGTGTGGAGGATGCAGTCGTTGTGTGTCCCTTCATGACCCCGGCTTACCAGGCCTCCCGCAGCTGCAAGAAAGAGCTGAACTATGCTGACGTGCGACAGGTGCCCCTCGTCCCCGTCATGGTGTCCAAGAACTGGGAGGCCAGCGAGTGGCTTGGACTGCTCACTGCTGGACAGCTCTGGGTGGACTTCAG GAACGTGGACAAAAGTGATGATCACTTTGAGAAGTGTGTGAAGTCTTTGGAGGAAGAGATTATGTTCGTGGCTGGAAATGTATTGACCATTCAGGAACCCAACAATGACCCAGACAACACCCCAAGTAGAGAGAGACTTAAGCGAAAACCTGGTCGAGGATTTCGCCATGCTCTCACTCAGCTATACCTTCGGGAATCAG GAGAACAGAAATTTCATCCAGCAAGTGAGACTCGGAATACAGTGGAactccactacagccctggtGACAACGGCTATTGGGAGGAGATCAAAGGCAGTGGCTGCAAACACTACCGCAACATAGTAACCAATGGATACCTTG GATTCGATGCTAATGGAGACTACGTATACACCAAAGCAAATCCTTACGGAGCGGAGGAATGGCTCCTTATGGTGGATGAATCTGACCAGAGTCACGAGAGGGCAGTGGTCATCAAGAACAAACATTCTGGAAAGTTCCTGGCTGTTCAGCAGGGCCGCTTCATAGGTCTGCCGTACCACACTGAGGAGTGCAAGTGGTTTTTGAACTAG